A stretch of the Mycobacterium sp. ITM-2016-00317 genome encodes the following:
- a CDS encoding ABC transporter ATP-binding protein — MNASPNSSTAVHVRGLSKAYGRRPAVRELDLDVGHGEIFAILGPNGAGKSTTIEILEGNRTRDSGNVRVLGEDPGTAGRNWRARIGIVLQEVSDAGMLTVYETVQMFTSCYRAPRIPAEVLELVGLGAVAGSRVRNLSGGQRRRLDVALGIIGIPELLFLDEPTTGFDPEARRQFWDLIKLLAADGTTVLLTTHYLEEAAALADRVAVIAGGRVVAVDSPSKLTEHVSSAATVRWVEGDEVHVEQTDHPTALVRRRSADGAELAQLTISRPTLEDAYLQLIGAA; from the coding sequence GTGAACGCCTCACCGAACTCCTCGACCGCTGTGCACGTTCGGGGGCTGTCCAAGGCCTACGGGCGAAGACCGGCCGTGCGAGAACTCGATCTCGACGTCGGCCACGGCGAGATCTTCGCCATCCTCGGTCCGAATGGTGCGGGCAAATCGACGACCATCGAGATACTGGAGGGCAACCGGACCCGCGACTCGGGTAACGTGCGGGTGCTGGGCGAAGATCCCGGCACCGCGGGCCGGAACTGGCGGGCCAGGATCGGCATCGTGCTGCAGGAAGTCAGTGACGCCGGGATGCTGACGGTGTACGAGACCGTCCAGATGTTCACGAGTTGCTATCGCGCGCCGCGAATCCCGGCCGAAGTGCTTGAACTGGTGGGTCTGGGCGCCGTCGCCGGATCCCGGGTGAGGAACCTCTCCGGCGGCCAACGTCGTCGCCTCGACGTCGCTCTCGGCATCATCGGCATACCGGAACTGTTGTTCCTGGACGAGCCGACGACAGGTTTCGACCCGGAGGCCAGGCGCCAGTTCTGGGACCTCATCAAACTCCTGGCGGCCGACGGCACCACCGTGCTGCTGACCACCCATTATCTCGAAGAGGCGGCGGCGCTGGCAGATCGTGTCGCGGTCATCGCTGGAGGCAGGGTGGTGGCCGTGGACTCACCGTCGAAGTTGACCGAGCACGTGAGTTCGGCCGCGACGGTCCGATGGGTGGAGGGCGACGAGGTGCACGTCGAGCAGACGGATCACCCCACCGCGTTGGTCAGGCGGCGTAGTGCGGACGGCGCCGAATTGGCTCAACTGACGATCAGTCGACCGACCTTGGAAGACGCCTACCTACAGTTGATCGGCGCGGCGTGA
- a CDS encoding PepSY domain-containing protein yields the protein MSAGAAGAISAAMLLAGVAFAQPNDNDQLSENAAEAVAQLQAQGYQVQVFGNDDMPLGFCKVSQVAMAGVQQPSGATVYVDCSYDQAEQ from the coding sequence ATGTCAGCCGGTGCGGCGGGAGCGATCTCCGCAGCGATGCTGCTCGCCGGCGTGGCGTTCGCTCAGCCCAACGACAACGACCAGCTCTCGGAGAACGCCGCGGAGGCCGTGGCGCAGCTGCAGGCCCAGGGCTACCAGGTCCAGGTGTTCGGCAACGACGACATGCCCCTGGGGTTCTGCAAGGTCTCCCAGGTCGCGATGGCCGGCGTGCAACAGCCCAGCGGCGCGACCGTTTACGTCGACTGCAGTTATGACCAGGCCGAACAGTAA
- a CDS encoding lycopene cyclase family protein: MNVRTQLSQLDPKAREALARRIRSRLGNDDAPVADHDVVIIGGGAAALTLALEVRTARPAARILIVEPNAHPVPEVTHTVGESTVEVSAHYLRERLGLGDHLSSAQIRKMGLRMFFTNHGNTDIARRMELGSSRFVPQVTYQIDRGRLENELHLRCLSAGVDIACGRVRSVEFGADRQAHTVTVQSDDATTRTTTRWVVDASGRNRVLPRQLNLRRATEHHCNAAWLRVATELDVGQWSDDAGWRTRLVEGDRALSTNHLMGEGYWVWLIRLASGATSVGIVADPASHAFDDYNTLDKAKAWLREHEPQCAEELAKHDDLIRDFRVMKHYSHAATKVFDGRARWCLTGDAGVFLDPLYSSGLDLVAIGNGLITDMVVRDLDGEDVVARGAISDSLFRSLAEMWLAVYQDQYTLMGTPKVMAAKIIWDVAFYWGFIGLLYRNGRFVSVADDPAVVPHLDGLIELSNRIQRFLREWAAVEDADSPVPFVDLYSPLNFMVALHTAMMGTAPDFAQQFDANALLLRQVAGQLVETVVADKSAMFDDDDVVAQVQAWQRDPLLRDLRAVYRREQAVNPISRDWILTAVPELRLG, encoded by the coding sequence GTGAACGTCCGGACACAGTTGTCGCAGTTGGACCCCAAAGCCCGGGAGGCTCTTGCCCGACGGATCCGAAGCCGGCTCGGCAACGACGATGCGCCGGTCGCGGATCACGACGTCGTCATCATCGGCGGCGGCGCGGCGGCGCTGACCCTCGCGCTGGAGGTGCGCACCGCCCGCCCCGCAGCACGAATCCTGATCGTCGAACCGAACGCCCACCCGGTGCCCGAAGTCACCCACACGGTCGGTGAGTCGACCGTCGAGGTCTCCGCGCACTACCTGCGCGAGCGGCTCGGCCTGGGCGACCACCTCAGCAGCGCCCAGATCCGCAAGATGGGCCTGCGGATGTTCTTCACGAACCACGGGAACACCGATATCGCCCGGCGGATGGAGCTGGGGAGTTCCCGCTTCGTCCCGCAGGTGACCTACCAGATCGATCGGGGCAGGCTGGAGAACGAACTGCACCTGCGCTGCCTGTCCGCAGGCGTCGACATCGCGTGTGGCCGCGTCCGATCCGTCGAATTCGGCGCAGACCGTCAAGCGCACACGGTAACCGTGCAGAGCGATGACGCGACCACGCGGACCACCACGCGCTGGGTCGTCGACGCCTCGGGCCGCAACCGCGTGCTACCCCGGCAGCTGAATCTGCGGCGGGCCACCGAGCATCACTGCAACGCCGCCTGGCTGCGGGTGGCGACCGAACTCGACGTCGGCCAGTGGAGCGACGACGCGGGTTGGCGGACCCGCCTGGTCGAGGGCGATCGCGCGTTGTCGACGAACCACCTGATGGGCGAGGGCTACTGGGTGTGGCTGATCCGGCTCGCGTCGGGGGCGACCAGCGTCGGCATCGTCGCCGACCCCGCCAGCCATGCGTTCGACGACTACAACACGTTGGACAAGGCGAAAGCGTGGCTACGCGAGCACGAGCCGCAGTGTGCCGAGGAATTGGCCAAGCACGACGACCTGATCAGAGACTTCCGGGTCATGAAGCACTACAGCCATGCCGCGACGAAGGTGTTCGACGGTCGGGCGCGCTGGTGCCTCACCGGTGACGCGGGGGTGTTCCTGGACCCGCTGTATTCGTCGGGTCTGGACCTGGTCGCGATCGGCAACGGACTCATCACCGACATGGTGGTCCGCGACCTCGACGGTGAAGACGTCGTCGCGAGGGGCGCGATCAGCGACTCCCTCTTCCGCTCGCTGGCCGAGATGTGGCTGGCGGTGTATCAGGACCAGTACACCCTGATGGGCACGCCGAAGGTCATGGCGGCCAAGATCATCTGGGACGTCGCCTTCTATTGGGGCTTTATCGGCCTGTTGTATCGCAACGGCCGGTTCGTCAGCGTCGCCGACGATCCCGCGGTGGTGCCCCACCTCGACGGCCTCATCGAACTCAGCAATCGCATTCAGCGGTTCCTGCGGGAGTGGGCGGCGGTGGAGGACGCCGATTCGCCCGTGCCGTTCGTCGATCTGTACTCGCCGTTGAACTTCATGGTGGCCCTGCACACGGCCATGATGGGCACCGCCCCCGACTTCGCCCAGCAGTTCGACGCCAACGCTCTGTTGCTTCGTCAGGTCGCCGGTCAGCTGGTCGAGACCGTCGTCGCGGACAAGTCCGCGATGTTCGACGACGACGACGTCGTCGCGCAGGTGCAGGCGTGGCAGCGGGACCCGCTGCTGCGGGACCTACGGGCCGTGTACCGCCGCGAGCAGGCGGTCAACCCGATCAGCCGGGACTGGATCCTGACCGCCGTTCCTGAGCTCCGGCTGGGCTGA
- a CDS encoding phage holin family protein, which translates to MTEPRTQASTGELISELSQQTSRLVRDELRLAQKELQESARHAGIGAGLAGAAGVLALLGLATLIAAAVAALALVLPVWLSAVIVAVVLFVAAGIAALVGKKQAEQVPAPAAQTVDSVKTDIDEIKGARHGSRT; encoded by the coding sequence ATGACCGAGCCCAGGACACAGGCGTCGACGGGCGAGCTGATCTCCGAGCTGTCGCAGCAGACGTCCCGTCTGGTTCGCGATGAGCTGCGGCTGGCCCAGAAGGAGCTGCAGGAATCGGCCAGGCACGCCGGTATCGGCGCGGGCCTGGCCGGAGCGGCGGGCGTGCTCGCACTGCTCGGCCTGGCGACGTTGATCGCCGCGGCGGTCGCGGCCTTGGCGCTGGTACTTCCGGTGTGGCTGTCGGCGGTGATCGTGGCCGTGGTGCTGTTCGTTGCCGCCGGGATCGCCGCGCTGGTCGGCAAGAAACAGGCCGAGCAGGTCCCGGCGCCCGCGGCGCAGACTGTGGACAGCGTCAAGACCGACATCGATGAGATCAAGGGGGCTCGTCATGGCAGCAGGACCTGA
- a CDS encoding type I polyketide synthase, producing MPSERPRHPALAIVGIGCRLPGGVDSADGFWDLLCSSTDATSVVPETRWNADRFHDPNPEKVGKMVTRRGGFLADIDQFDPQFFGISPREAHSIDPQQRLMLQATWEALEDGGIPADALAGEDVGVFIGGFTLDYQLLQNQGRTSRYQFKAHSAAGMMMTMLANRISFAFDFRGPSMTVDTACSSSLVAVHLAAQSIWNGESALALAGGVNIMIGPNTAIAESKSGFLSPDGRSKAFDESADGYARGEGGAVVVIKPLEQAVRDGDRVYAQILGTAVSQDGRTDGITVPRAEAQAAAITSALRRAGVHACDVGYVEAHGTGTPVGDPVEIRALAAALTSDRTPTEPLVIGSVKTNIGHLEAGAGVAGLIKTALVLQRDYIPAHLHLENPTSQVSFDDLKIDVPRTGRPFPSTDRRIAGVNSFGFGGTNAHVVLAEPPTDADAPDRIAPQSMPLTLLPISARSEEALVATVRQLVEHLETHPDVTLPDLAYTLSRRRAHLSHRHTLIVGSIDEAREQLQAIADVGQISSVRTSATAPKLAFVCTGMGPQWWKMCRGMLDVLPTFTESIARTDRELSRYADWSLLDELRSDETDSRMGETEVAQPANFAIQIALAAQLAEFGIEPDAVIGHSAGEVAAHHLAGLLTFEQAVEVIYHRSRLQQRTSGQGRMLAVGLDTDSLLRALDEKTRAEFGRRLSVAAVNSTSAVTIAGDGDVLDDVAGRLDEAEIFNRYLSGKVPYHTHYMEAIKDDLHTALDGLTSKPAAIPLYSTVTGEQLDEYAAGAAYWWQNTRATVLFEPALRRMLDDGYTHFVELGPHPVLAASIFEIAGTEKAVVLATQRRHDEDVRTFLNCVGALHTNGHDIAWDAVHPRGELLKLPSYPWQTKRFWNETREATEALHYNPVHPLLGQPVSGVHPTWEVELSTGLLPFLADHQVQGSVVVPGAVYVEMALAVGQQTYGIDLGVEHLVLHRAVILDETCDPILRTTLDESTGTLEFAAYTATAGGDLKWTITATAELNTRPKAPAPKLHPHDQPTGAPISGEDFYAITRAIGFDYGDAFRSITAVTAGEGWVSAALAVPAPVADDLDAYRFHPALVDGAFQTLFGAPILGRNADESPYLPTRIRHSAVYGAPEAGMTVHLRVVSATAEEIESDIVITDGRGEPLALFEGFTVRSLGASARMASERIDKGLYELQWEPKLESDRDLQEASPSSWLVFADDWGIGAGVAERLRAAGHRVWTVTHRDVDTLSEVAGGYALNPSRAEQLGRLIDEHVARQGDLAGVVDCWPMDLAAADPDHQVGVLTILRLAKSLAHHDAVTPRLFLITDNAQPALGTESLAPDQATVWGLGRVLGHQEFVDRWGGLIDIDSADGVPETAARICAHILGDGSEDQIAIRGEQTLVPRLRLSTSLTRAFPTKLIPDATYVVTGGTGALGRTVATYLAEHGARHITLLNRSQIPGRDQWSAMSDGDPHFTAVQTIRAIERLGVRVRTASVDITDVEQVTAWLNDHTRRGGRPVRGLIHAAGSVHDQLLVNVSEADFTKVLAPKITGTRVLHDAFADQDLDFFVMFGSAGSVIASPGQGNYAAANAFLDAFAHYRRAQGSPALTIGWGPWSVGMVEDLHLEDVYAMRGIDLITPSAGAAILDRLINQQSPNVIAISADWGRARQLLGGRLPAMFAALDSPEASALSTESGRSIVEVLAATPVSGRLEVVADHVQQLMAAVFDCATTDIDPDAVLDDIGLDSMMAMDFRVRINTTFSIDLPVLEILKGVSVNALAVRILAELEAIHGEVPSATVATAAAPEPAEETGDVDQLLNELSEADLRELLAELEGGAVESEEGEPHS from the coding sequence ATGCCTTCGGAACGACCCAGGCATCCGGCGTTGGCGATCGTCGGGATCGGGTGTCGCCTTCCCGGCGGCGTCGACTCCGCCGACGGCTTCTGGGACCTGCTGTGCAGCTCGACCGACGCCACCTCCGTCGTTCCCGAGACACGGTGGAATGCCGACAGGTTCCACGACCCGAACCCGGAGAAGGTCGGCAAGATGGTCACCCGCCGAGGGGGGTTCCTCGCCGACATCGATCAGTTCGATCCCCAGTTCTTCGGCATCTCCCCGCGCGAGGCGCACTCGATCGACCCGCAGCAGCGCCTGATGCTGCAGGCCACCTGGGAGGCACTGGAGGACGGTGGCATTCCCGCGGACGCCTTGGCCGGCGAGGACGTCGGGGTGTTCATCGGCGGCTTCACCCTCGACTACCAACTCCTGCAGAACCAGGGCCGCACCAGCCGCTATCAGTTCAAGGCCCATTCGGCCGCCGGGATGATGATGACGATGTTGGCGAACCGGATCTCGTTCGCCTTCGATTTCCGCGGACCCAGCATGACCGTCGACACGGCGTGCTCGAGTTCCCTGGTCGCGGTGCACCTGGCCGCCCAGAGCATCTGGAACGGTGAAAGCGCTCTCGCCCTCGCCGGCGGCGTGAACATCATGATCGGGCCGAACACGGCCATTGCCGAGTCGAAAAGCGGATTCCTCAGTCCGGACGGCCGCTCCAAGGCCTTCGACGAGTCCGCCGACGGCTACGCGCGCGGCGAAGGCGGCGCGGTCGTCGTCATCAAACCGCTCGAACAGGCAGTACGCGACGGCGACCGGGTCTACGCGCAGATCCTCGGGACAGCGGTGTCACAGGACGGCCGCACCGACGGCATCACCGTGCCCCGGGCGGAGGCGCAGGCTGCTGCGATCACGTCCGCGCTGCGGCGTGCCGGTGTCCACGCATGCGACGTCGGGTACGTCGAAGCGCACGGCACCGGAACGCCGGTCGGCGACCCCGTCGAGATCCGTGCGCTCGCCGCCGCCCTGACATCGGACCGGACGCCCACTGAACCACTGGTGATCGGATCGGTCAAGACCAACATCGGCCACCTCGAGGCGGGCGCGGGCGTGGCCGGGCTGATCAAGACGGCACTGGTGCTCCAGCGAGACTACATCCCGGCGCACCTGCACCTCGAAAACCCGACCAGCCAAGTAAGTTTCGACGACCTGAAGATCGACGTACCCCGAACCGGCCGCCCGTTCCCGAGCACCGACCGTCGCATCGCCGGGGTGAACTCGTTCGGCTTCGGCGGTACCAACGCCCACGTGGTGCTCGCCGAGCCGCCAACCGACGCCGACGCCCCTGATCGGATTGCGCCCCAGTCGATGCCGCTGACTCTCCTACCGATCTCGGCGCGCAGCGAGGAAGCCCTGGTGGCGACCGTCCGCCAGTTGGTCGAACATCTCGAAACGCATCCGGACGTCACGCTGCCGGATCTGGCATACACGCTCTCGCGGCGTCGCGCCCACCTGAGCCACCGCCACACCCTGATCGTGGGCAGTATCGACGAAGCGCGCGAACAACTTCAGGCGATCGCCGACGTCGGGCAGATCTCGTCGGTCCGCACCTCCGCGACCGCGCCGAAGTTGGCGTTCGTCTGCACGGGAATGGGCCCGCAGTGGTGGAAGATGTGCCGCGGGATGCTCGACGTCCTCCCCACGTTCACCGAGAGCATCGCCCGCACCGACCGCGAGTTGTCCCGGTACGCGGACTGGTCCCTGCTCGACGAACTCCGCAGCGACGAGACCGATTCGCGCATGGGCGAAACCGAGGTGGCACAGCCCGCGAACTTCGCCATCCAGATCGCGCTGGCCGCGCAACTGGCCGAGTTCGGAATCGAACCCGACGCCGTGATCGGGCACAGCGCCGGGGAAGTGGCCGCCCACCATCTCGCCGGCCTGCTCACCTTCGAGCAAGCGGTCGAGGTGATCTACCACCGCAGCCGACTGCAGCAGCGCACCAGCGGACAGGGACGCATGCTCGCCGTCGGCCTCGACACCGATTCGCTGCTGCGGGCCCTCGACGAGAAGACCCGCGCGGAGTTCGGGCGGCGACTGTCCGTCGCGGCGGTCAACAGCACATCGGCGGTGACCATCGCCGGCGACGGTGACGTGCTGGACGACGTCGCCGGCCGGTTGGACGAGGCCGAGATCTTCAACCGGTATCTGTCCGGGAAAGTGCCGTACCACACCCACTACATGGAGGCGATCAAAGACGACCTCCACACCGCGCTGGACGGGCTCACCTCCAAACCCGCTGCGATCCCGCTGTATTCGACGGTGACCGGTGAACAGCTGGACGAGTATGCCGCGGGCGCCGCCTACTGGTGGCAGAACACCCGCGCCACCGTACTGTTCGAACCGGCGCTGCGTCGCATGCTCGACGACGGATACACCCACTTCGTCGAACTCGGTCCCCACCCCGTACTGGCTGCGTCGATCTTCGAGATCGCCGGCACCGAGAAGGCCGTCGTGCTGGCGACCCAGCGACGCCACGACGAGGATGTGCGGACGTTCCTGAACTGCGTCGGCGCGCTGCACACCAACGGCCACGACATCGCCTGGGACGCTGTGCATCCTCGCGGGGAATTGCTGAAGCTGCCCTCGTACCCGTGGCAGACCAAGCGCTTCTGGAACGAGACCCGGGAAGCCACGGAGGCGCTGCACTACAACCCGGTGCACCCACTCCTCGGGCAGCCGGTCAGCGGCGTGCATCCGACCTGGGAAGTCGAGCTGAGCACCGGCCTGCTGCCGTTCCTGGCCGATCACCAGGTCCAGGGCAGCGTCGTCGTCCCCGGGGCGGTGTACGTCGAGATGGCACTGGCGGTCGGACAGCAGACCTATGGCATCGACCTCGGCGTCGAGCATCTCGTTCTGCACCGCGCCGTCATCCTCGACGAGACATGCGATCCCATTCTCCGGACCACTCTCGACGAGAGCACGGGCACGCTCGAGTTCGCCGCCTACACCGCGACGGCGGGCGGCGACCTTAAGTGGACGATCACGGCGACCGCCGAACTCAACACTCGCCCGAAAGCCCCTGCCCCGAAGCTTCATCCACACGATCAACCGACCGGCGCACCGATCAGCGGCGAGGACTTCTACGCCATTACCCGTGCCATCGGATTCGACTACGGTGACGCGTTCCGATCCATCACCGCGGTGACCGCCGGGGAGGGCTGGGTGTCGGCCGCGCTGGCTGTCCCGGCGCCGGTCGCCGATGATCTCGACGCCTACCGGTTCCATCCGGCGCTTGTCGACGGCGCCTTCCAAACCTTGTTCGGCGCACCGATACTCGGCCGCAATGCCGATGAGAGCCCGTACCTGCCCACGCGTATCCGGCACAGCGCGGTCTACGGCGCACCCGAAGCCGGAATGACCGTGCACCTGCGCGTCGTGTCGGCCACCGCGGAGGAGATCGAGAGCGACATCGTGATCACCGACGGCCGAGGGGAGCCGCTGGCCCTTTTCGAGGGCTTCACGGTGCGCTCGCTGGGTGCCTCGGCGCGCATGGCGTCGGAACGAATCGACAAGGGACTCTACGAACTTCAGTGGGAACCGAAGCTCGAATCCGATCGGGACCTGCAGGAGGCCAGCCCGTCGTCATGGCTCGTCTTCGCCGACGACTGGGGCATCGGTGCCGGCGTCGCGGAGCGACTGCGGGCCGCCGGTCACCGCGTGTGGACCGTGACGCACCGCGACGTCGACACGCTCAGCGAGGTCGCCGGGGGATATGCGCTCAACCCCAGCAGAGCCGAGCAATTGGGCCGACTGATCGACGAGCACGTCGCGAGACAGGGCGACCTTGCAGGCGTTGTGGACTGCTGGCCGATGGACCTCGCTGCGGCCGACCCGGACCACCAGGTGGGTGTTCTCACGATTCTGCGCCTGGCCAAGTCCCTCGCCCACCACGACGCCGTCACGCCGCGGCTCTTCCTGATCACCGACAACGCCCAACCGGCGCTCGGAACCGAATCGTTGGCGCCTGATCAGGCGACCGTCTGGGGTCTCGGCCGGGTGCTCGGCCACCAGGAATTCGTGGACCGCTGGGGAGGGCTGATAGACATCGACAGTGCGGACGGCGTCCCGGAGACCGCGGCACGCATCTGCGCGCACATCCTCGGCGACGGGTCCGAGGACCAGATCGCGATCCGCGGCGAACAGACACTCGTCCCGCGGTTGCGCCTGAGCACGAGCCTCACCCGGGCCTTTCCCACCAAGCTCATCCCCGACGCCACCTACGTCGTCACCGGCGGAACGGGCGCACTCGGTAGGACGGTGGCGACGTACCTCGCCGAGCACGGGGCGCGTCACATCACGCTGCTGAACCGAAGCCAGATCCCGGGCAGGGACCAGTGGTCGGCAATGAGCGACGGCGACCCGCACTTCACGGCCGTCCAAACGATCCGGGCGATCGAACGCCTCGGGGTCCGCGTCCGTACCGCCAGTGTCGACATCACCGACGTCGAGCAGGTGACTGCCTGGCTGAACGACCACACCCGCCGCGGCGGCCGACCGGTGCGCGGGCTCATCCACGCGGCGGGATCCGTCCACGACCAACTCCTCGTCAACGTCAGCGAAGCCGACTTCACCAAGGTGCTGGCCCCCAAGATCACCGGCACCCGCGTGCTGCACGACGCCTTCGCTGACCAGGATTTGGACTTTTTCGTGATGTTCGGTTCTGCGGGGTCGGTGATCGCGTCGCCCGGGCAGGGAAACTACGCCGCCGCCAACGCCTTCCTCGACGCCTTCGCGCACTACCGCCGGGCGCAGGGGTCGCCGGCTCTGACCATCGGGTGGGGGCCGTGGTCGGTGGGCATGGTCGAGGACCTGCACCTGGAGGACGTGTACGCGATGCGTGGAATCGACCTGATCACGCCTTCGGCGGGAGCCGCGATCCTCGACCGGCTGATCAACCAGCAGAGCCCCAACGTCATCGCCATCAGCGCAGACTGGGGCCGGGCCCGCCAACTCCTCGGCGGACGGTTGCCTGCCATGTTCGCCGCGCTCGACTCGCCCGAGGCGTCCGCGCTGAGTACGGAGTCGGGCCGCTCGATCGTCGAGGTACTGGCGGCCACACCGGTATCCGGGCGCCTCGAGGTGGTCGCCGATCACGTCCAGCAACTCATGGCCGCCGTATTCGATTGCGCGACGACCGATATCGATCCCGATGCCGTCCTCGACGACATCGGCTTGGACTCGATGATGGCCATGGACTTCCGGGTCAGGATCAACACGACGTTCTCGATCGATCTGCCGGTCCTCGAGATTCTCAAGGGAGTCAGCGTCAATGCGCTGGCCGTTCGGATACTGGCCGAACTCGAAGCCATCCACGGCGAGGTCCCCTCCGCCACGGTAGCCACCGCCGCGGCGCCGGAACCTGCCGAGGAGACCGGCGACGTCGACCAACTGCTCAACGAGTTGTCAGAGGCCGACCTGCGGGAACTCTTGGCCGAACTCGAGGGCGGCGCCGTCGAAAGCGAGGAAGGGGAGCCGCATTCGTGA
- a CDS encoding ABC transporter permease, whose product MAIEHTERPIVVHRRVPDREPRLPSAVRIGFSRAIPELKMFYRRPEQVALTFSMPALICLLLGSIFSAKLPNSETSTGAVIAASMLAYGILSASFINLGISIAADRDTGALRRLHGTPTTASSYFIGKIMLVAVVSFAEAVLLLLVGVFFFGLRLPTDVFGWFTLAWVALLGIVSCSLLGIFISNLASNAVSAAVLTNGPSVALQFVSGTYVPLMVLPTWMLVIGSVFPVKWMAQGFRSVLLPAEMVAFEPAGSWELWRIFMVLAAWSIGGLIGSLAVFRWSEKT is encoded by the coding sequence ATGGCCATCGAACACACCGAACGGCCGATCGTGGTGCACCGCCGCGTCCCGGATCGGGAGCCGCGGCTCCCATCGGCGGTGCGCATCGGATTCTCCCGGGCGATCCCGGAATTGAAGATGTTCTACCGCCGGCCGGAACAGGTGGCGCTGACGTTCTCGATGCCCGCGTTGATCTGCCTGCTGTTGGGGTCCATCTTCTCGGCGAAGCTGCCCAACAGCGAGACCAGCACCGGCGCGGTGATCGCAGCGAGCATGCTCGCCTACGGCATCTTGTCGGCGTCTTTCATCAACCTCGGCATCAGTATCGCCGCCGACCGCGACACCGGCGCGCTTCGACGGCTTCACGGGACGCCCACCACCGCGTCGTCGTACTTCATCGGCAAGATCATGTTGGTGGCCGTCGTCAGCTTCGCCGAGGCCGTACTTCTCCTGCTGGTCGGGGTTTTCTTCTTCGGCCTGCGGCTACCGACAGACGTCTTCGGATGGTTCACGCTCGCGTGGGTGGCGCTGCTGGGCATCGTCAGCTGCTCCCTGCTGGGCATCTTCATCAGTAACCTTGCCAGCAACGCGGTTTCGGCGGCGGTCCTCACCAACGGCCCGTCTGTCGCGTTGCAGTTCGTTTCCGGGACCTACGTTCCGCTCATGGTCTTGCCGACATGGATGTTGGTCATCGGCTCCGTCTTCCCGGTCAAGTGGATGGCTCAAGGTTTCCGGTCGGTGCTGCTGCCGGCGGAGATGGTCGCCTTCGAGCCGGCAGGCAGTTGGGAACTGTGGCGGATCTTCATGGTGCTCGCGGCGTGGAGCATCGGTGGCCTGATCGGCTCACTCGCCGTCTTCCGGTGGTCGGAGAAGACGTGA
- a CDS encoding cation:proton antiporter, which yields MPADTAIQFFLALVVILVACRLVGLLAQRLGQPQVVGEMIAGVVLGPSLLGRIAPGVQDYLFPPGVSNVVLYTTAQIGLVLYMFLVGLSFDVDLIKHRAGTAAAVSAAGIFTPLVLGGFIALPLLGAGGYFEDGVTPLMAMLFLGAAIAITAFPMLARIIFETGLSGTSLGTLALACGATDDAISWCILATVLAIHQGSAAIALVAIVGGVLYTLLVLTAGRKALGVLGAMAERRNTVTPSMLSVVLVLLMACAWFTDLIGIYAIFGAFILGVAMPSGVFAQRVTAGLEPLTTTLLLPLFFVYSGLNTEIGLVNTPTLWAVTLGILVVAIAGKGIACTLAARLRKVPLREAVALGSLMNARGLIELILLNIGLEAGIITPTLFTILVLVAIITTLMATPIFEFAYGRHRPKAATAEEVRRENSDLAGR from the coding sequence ATGCCGGCAGACACCGCCATCCAGTTCTTCCTTGCGCTGGTCGTCATCCTTGTGGCCTGCCGTCTGGTCGGGCTGCTGGCGCAGCGGCTGGGGCAACCGCAGGTCGTGGGCGAGATGATCGCCGGCGTCGTGCTGGGACCGTCTCTGCTCGGGCGGATAGCGCCCGGCGTTCAGGACTACCTGTTCCCGCCGGGGGTGTCGAACGTCGTGCTGTACACCACGGCGCAGATCGGCCTCGTGCTCTACATGTTCCTCGTCGGGCTCAGCTTCGACGTCGACCTCATCAAGCACCGGGCAGGGACCGCGGCCGCGGTGTCGGCGGCCGGCATCTTCACGCCGCTCGTCCTCGGCGGGTTCATCGCGCTACCGCTGCTGGGTGCCGGCGGCTACTTCGAGGACGGCGTCACACCGCTCATGGCGATGCTGTTCCTCGGCGCGGCGATCGCGATCACGGCGTTTCCCATGCTGGCCCGGATCATCTTCGAGACGGGGCTGTCCGGAACGTCGTTGGGCACCCTCGCGCTGGCGTGCGGTGCGACCGACGATGCGATCTCGTGGTGCATTCTGGCCACGGTGCTGGCCATCCACCAGGGCAGCGCGGCCATCGCCCTGGTGGCGATCGTCGGCGGAGTGCTCTACACGCTGCTGGTGCTGACAGCCGGACGGAAAGCGCTCGGCGTACTCGGCGCGATGGCCGAACGCCGCAACACCGTCACACCCTCGATGCTCAGCGTTGTCCTCGTACTGCTCATGGCGTGTGCGTGGTTCACCGATCTCATCGGCATCTACGCGATATTCGGCGCATTCATCCTCGGCGTGGCCATGCCGTCCGGCGTCTTCGCCCAACGCGTCACGGCCGGCCTGGAGCCGCTGACAACCACCTTGCTGCTGCCGCTGTTCTTCGTGTACTCGGGGCTGAACACCGAGATCGGTTTGGTGAACACGCCCACGCTGTGGGCGGTGACCCTGGGGATACTCGTGGTCGCGATCGCCGGGAAGGGCATCGCCTGCACGCTGGCCGCGCGCCTGCGCAAGGTGCCTCTCCGTGAGGCGGTCGCCCTGGGTTCGTTGATGAATGCCCGCGGATTGATCGAACTGATCCTGCTGAACATCGGCCTCGAGGCCGGGATCATCACGCCGACGCTCTTCACCATCCTGGTGTTGGTGGCCATCATCACCACTCTGATGGCCACGCCGATATTCGAATTCGCCTACGGCCGGCACCGGCCGAAGGCCGCCACCGCTGAGGAGGTGCGACGTGAAAACAGTGATCTCGCAGGGCGCTGA